A window of the Streptomyces sp. NBC_01351 genome harbors these coding sequences:
- a CDS encoding GNAT family N-acetyltransferase: MRHWPLTALQLTTADLVLRLPSDDDLDVLAQVAADGVVPDGAVYFPQPWASAPPAERARNVVQNHWWARGDWTRESWRLLLAVFHDGQVIGQQNLSARDFATTGEARTGFWLGRRFQGQGYGTQMRAAALALAFDGLGAARVTSTAFADNAASRAVSRKFGYRPNGVHRISVDGHPYDAHEEVIEAADWQVYADVVPVGIAGLPDCIRLFR, from the coding sequence ATGCGCCACTGGCCCCTCACCGCCCTACAGCTCACCACCGCCGACCTCGTCCTGCGCCTCCCTTCGGACGACGATCTCGACGTGCTCGCCCAGGTGGCCGCCGACGGGGTCGTCCCCGACGGCGCCGTGTATTTCCCGCAGCCCTGGGCGTCCGCCCCGCCGGCCGAGAGGGCCAGGAACGTCGTACAGAACCACTGGTGGGCGCGAGGCGACTGGACCCGCGAGAGCTGGCGCCTCCTCCTGGCCGTCTTCCACGACGGCCAGGTCATCGGCCAGCAGAACCTCTCCGCCCGTGACTTCGCCACCACCGGCGAGGCCCGCACCGGCTTCTGGCTCGGCCGCCGCTTCCAAGGCCAGGGCTATGGCACCCAGATGCGCGCCGCCGCCCTGGCCCTCGCCTTCGACGGCCTCGGCGCCGCACGCGTCACCTCCACCGCCTTCGCCGACAACGCTGCCTCCCGGGCGGTGTCCCGAAAGTTCGGCTACCGCCCGAACGGCGTCCACCGGATCTCCGTCGACGGCCATCCCTACGACGCCCACGAGGAAGTCATAGAGGCGGCCGACTGGCAGGTCTACGCCGACGTGGTGCCTGTGGGAATAGCCGGGCTGCCTGACTGCATCCGGCTCTTCCGCTGA
- a CDS encoding ParB/RepB/Spo0J family partition protein, producing the protein MPSAPRHRKEHTLKVHPFADSLPMLDQDELLDLAESIKAEGLHHPIVLDRDGMLIDGRNRLAACKIAGVEPRFTTDDSDPLRLIVSYNVIRRHVSKGQQAMITAMACSFSGHSLRTLAKQHGLSRSRLSAANVVLQHAPDLAERVRVGTLGLDAAHTAALERKAHIEASTAQHEHLRRHAPDLAEQVIEGRLSLDEARLRQVVRDTDTIRAADGDTAPALTQLADRGEITWDQAAQRAEQHRTDRHEAILRAQQALQLIAENWTTVHDLTTRPGTPYTQAIIDGLTPEARALITQLTTRS; encoded by the coding sequence ATGCCGTCGGCACCCCGCCACCGCAAGGAGCACACCCTGAAGGTCCACCCCTTCGCCGATTCCCTCCCGATGCTCGACCAGGACGAGCTGCTCGACCTCGCTGAGTCCATCAAGGCCGAGGGCCTGCACCATCCGATCGTCCTCGACCGCGACGGCATGCTCATCGACGGCCGCAACCGCCTCGCCGCCTGCAAGATCGCCGGAGTCGAACCCCGCTTCACCACCGACGACAGCGATCCGCTCCGCTTGATCGTCTCGTACAACGTGATCCGCCGGCACGTCAGCAAGGGCCAGCAGGCCATGATCACCGCGATGGCGTGTTCCTTTTCGGGACACTCCCTGCGCACCCTGGCCAAGCAGCACGGACTCAGTCGCAGCCGCCTCTCCGCCGCCAACGTCGTCCTCCAGCACGCCCCCGACCTCGCCGAACGAGTCCGCGTCGGAACACTCGGACTCGACGCCGCCCACACAGCCGCCCTCGAACGCAAAGCCCACATCGAAGCCAGCACCGCCCAGCACGAACACCTGCGCCGGCACGCCCCCGACCTCGCCGAACAGGTCATCGAAGGCCGCCTCAGCCTCGACGAAGCCCGCCTCCGCCAGGTGGTGAGGGACACCGACACCATCCGTGCCGCCGACGGGGACACCGCGCCCGCCCTCACCCAGCTCGCGGATCGCGGAGAGATCACCTGGGACCAGGCGGCTCAGCGCGCCGAGCAACACCGCACGGACCGGCATGAGGCCATCCTTCGCGCACAGCAGGCCCTCCAGCTCATCGCCGAGAACTGGACCACCGTCCACGACCTCACGACCCGACCCGGCACCCCGTACACCCAGGCGATCATCGACGGCCTCACCCCCGAAGCCCGAGCCCTCATCACACAGCTGACGACCCGATCCTGA